Within Felis catus isolate Fca126 chromosome A1, F.catus_Fca126_mat1.0, whole genome shotgun sequence, the genomic segment TGTCCTCTAATCATTGGCTCATTGATCTAGGAACAGAAAAGTACTTCAGAATACCTGGAGTAAAAGATGTAGAAGACAGAGCTGAGAAGtgaggctggagagggagggagaggcagatcAGGGTGGGCCTAGTGAATGCCAAATATGAGCTTGAAGTTTATCCTGAAAGCTGTtggacatttttaaagcttttaaatggGGTGTTGATAGCATATGGATAGAACATTCTTTGAAGAAGATTGGctgtgaaaaggaagaaatagttaCTAGAGGGAGAATtgggtttcatttttgttttgttttgagagagagaatgtgtatgagcagagaagagagagagggagaatcctaagcagtcttcttgcccagcatggagctggacatggggctcagtttCACAGATTGACACACAGTGTGAcattagagttttgttttttaccattaGACTTGACTGTGAACTTATGCTGAGGGAGACAACTCTATTCCAGAATTTTCTCACAGGAGCACAATTATAGTGGGGTTTTCAGGCCAGTCCCAACAAGCCTATTTATTTCCGTATTCATATGAAATGTATATTatgtagtggggtgcctgggtggctcagttggttgggtgtcctactttggctcaggtcatgatctcacagtttgtgagttcaacccctggtcaggctctgtgctgacagctcagagcctggagcctgcttcagcttctttgtctccctctctctctgcccctcccctgctctcactctgtctctctctaaaaaataaacaaacattaaaaaaaaatttttaaatgtattatatagtacatatatacaaatattttggagATAAACATACAGCTCAATATCACTAGTTACAGAGCAACTTCTAGATTACTTTAGTTGAAAATAGTACTGTTCATTAGAGTCTTAGCAttgtatattcagaaaatttcatgcTGAAAGGTCCATTTAAGTTTCTCTCtagcaggggtgcctaggtggctcagttaagcgtctgactttgatttcggctcagatcatgatctcttggtttgtgagattgagccccacatcgggctgtgcactgatagcacaggagggcctgcttgggattctctctgtccctcccatgctcgtgcactctctctttctcaaaataaacaaacttaaaacaaagttCCTCTACAGCATTATCTAGAATTCTAGGGGTAAAACAGCAATACCCTGCAAAtatctgggtttttttattaatttaatttaatttaatttaatttaattttttaaatttacacccaagttagcgtatagtgcaacaatgatctcaggggtagattctttaatgctccttacccatttagcccatcccccctcccacaacccttccagtaaccctctgtttgttctccatatttaagagtatcttatgggggtgcctgggtggcgcattcagttaagcgtccgacttcagccaggtcacgatctcgcggtccgggagttcgagccccgcgtcgggctctggactgatggctcagagcctggagcctgtttccgattctgtgtctccctctctctctgcccctcccccgttcatgctctgtctctctctgtcccaaaaataaataaacgttgaaaaaaaaaaattaaaaaaaaaaaaaagagtatcttatGTTtcgttcccctccctgtttttatattatttttgcttcctttcccttgtgttcatctgttttgtatcgtAAATTCCTCATAttaatgaagtcatatgatacttgtctttctctgactaatttcgcttagcataatgccctctagtttcatccgtgtagttgcaaatggcaagatctcattctttttgattgccgagtaatagtctgttgtatatatatgtaccacatcttctttacccattcatcgatggacatttgggctctttccatactttggctattgttgatagtgccactacaaacattgggatacatgtgcccctttgaaacagcatacctgtatcccttggataaatgcttactagtgcagttgctggatcatagggtagttctatttttaattttttgaggaacttccatactgttttttcttttttttagatgggattttctttaaaaaaatttttttaatgcttatttatttttgacagagagagacagcatgagtggggaaggggcagagagggagggagacacagaatccaaagcagactccaggctctgagctgtcagcacagagcccgacacggggctcaaactcacggaccgagagatcatgacctaagtcgaagtcggatgctcaactgactgagccacccaggagccccaaggaatctccaaactgttttccagagtggctgcaccagtttgcattcccaccagcattgcaaaagagatcctctctccacatcctcgccaacatctgttgttgcctgagttgttaacgttagcccttctgacgggtgtgaggtggtatctcattgttgttttgatttatatttccctgatgatgagtgatgttgagcattttttcatgtgtcagttggccatctgggtgtcttctctggtgaagtgtctgttcatgtcttttgcgcatttcttcactggatgatttgttttttgggtgttgagtttgataagttctttatagattttggatactaaccctatctgatatatcatttgcaaatatcttcttccgtTCTgtcgtttgccttttagttttgctgattgtttccttctctgtgcagaagctttttattttgatgaggtcccagtagttcatttttgcttttgtttcccttgcctccggtgACAtggtgagtaagaagttgctgaggccaagatcaaagaggtttttgcctgctttctccttgaggattttgatggcttcctgtcttacattgaggtctttcatccattttgaatttatctttgtgtatggtgtaagaaagtggtccaggttcattcttccgcatgtcgctgtccagctttcccagcaccacttgcagaagagactgtttttattccattggatattctttcctgctttgtcaaagattagttgcccatacctttgtgggtctatttctgggttctttattctgttccagtgatctgagtgtctgttcttgtgccagtaccatactgtcttgatgattacagctttgtaatacagcttgaagtccgtgcaaatatctgttttaaaatcaaggggtgcctgggtggctcagtgtgactttgtctcgggtcatgatctcgcagtttgtgagttctagccccacgtagagctctgtgctgacagctcagtgggtggagcctgcttcatattctgtctccctctctctctgcccctcccccactcacactctatgtgtctgtctctctctctcaaaaaataaacattaaggggcgcctgggtggtgcagttggttgggcgtccgacttcagccaggtcacgatctcgcggtctgtgagttcgagccccgcgtcgggctctgggctgatggctcagagcctggagcctgcttcagattctgtgtctccctctctctctgcccctcccctgttcatgctctgtctctctctgtcccaaaaataaataaacgttgaaaaaaaaaaataaataaacattaaaataaattacaataaatgaatgaataaataaaaatattcgcAAATACGTGTTTCCATGGGTTtagaaaaaagactaaaaggGCCAACAAATGTTTAATCTGGTTTTTGTGGGTTTGGGGATTATAGactgtgttttcttatttgtggCTTTTCACCATTTCTTCCAAAGTTTTTACACAGAGCATGTGTTACTTTATAGTCggaaaaagcttttttttaattacctaattttctttcttccttcctttctttcttgctgtctttctgtctttctttctttttttcttttttttaagtttgtttatttacttagctcatgagcaggggaggggtagagagagagggagagagggaatcccaagcaagctctaggctGTCTGCAcacgatcccatgaactgtgagatcatgacctgagccaaaatcaagagtcggacattcaactgactgagccacctagtcacccTAAATTAGCTAATTTTCAATATGCTTTCTATCCTGTTCTGCACTGCTAGATAATTGGCCGTGGTAGGAAAACAACATTCAATATAAGTCAGGACACTTCTAATTCTTACCCAGCAGCAGGGTAATATATGTCATACAACATAAAATCTGTGTCATCTTTTTtcatagggttgttttgaggTCAGTTGGTAGTATAGTAAAATGTCTTCTAATGTGTAAAGTCCAAAGGTATTATGAAGAGTAGATAAGATAAATTAAAAGTTCATAGACCAGCTTTCCTAGTTGGGGAAGATAAAATAGTAATATTCAAGTTGCTGTCAAATAttaagttattttgttttaacaaagGTATCTATGAAGTTcagtacattgttttttttatagaGTTAATGAGTTTAgtgcttcatctttttttttttcccatatattttatttttcctttaggtaGTCAAGCCACATACTCCATTAATAAGGTTCCCTGACAGAAGAGACAATCCTAAACCCAATGGTAAGTTGtgttttagactttttaaaaattaggtacaGATATATTTATACGTGAATTTCTATTATAggcattatttcacattttaaaatcagggagACCATTATAGCTTAGATCAAAACAGTTTATTAAGTTGCACATGCAGAAATTAACTTCTTATTACCTCCATTTAAAAAGGTAGTGACTCAGTAGAACAtgtctttgaactttttttaagagttttttttgaagtaatctctacacctactgtggggcttgaactcacaaccctgagatcaagagtcgcgtgctacaccaactgaaccagccaggcacccctgtctctgaatttttttttttcaatgtttatttatttttgagacagagagagacagagcatgaacaggggaggggcagaaagagagggagacacagaatccaaagcgggctccaggctctgagctgtcagcacagatcccgacgcggggctcgaactcacagaccgtgagatcatgacctgagccaaagtcggacgcttaactgatggagccacccaggcgcccctgtctctgaATTTTTAATGATATTGTGATTATACAGGgaaatttttgttctttgttttcttctgtccTTTATTTAAAAGATTCTCTCATGCTTACATTGGAGAGGTTGTAAGGCACAGTAGCCattcttatatttttctcctaGCTAACCTTTTCTTTCATTGACTGATATATTCATTTAGTCAATAGATACAGACTGCCTTAGACCTGAGTAATCATTGATTATAAAGTAATTGAAGATTCTGAACAAGTCCTGTTTTCCCCTTATCCCTCACTTTTAGCAAATcctttgtctctgtttttaattaattccagtatagttaacttACAATGTACAAtatattcaacaattctatacattactcattgATCATTATGATTGTCCCTGTTtttattataagatatttaaCCTTTAATTCAGGGAGGAGTGGAAGAATTTTTATagggatatttttaatttaacttattgtaacttttttttttaatgtttattcatttttgagagagagagacagtgtgagtgggggaggggcagagtgagaaggagacaaagaatcaaagtaggctccaggctcctagctgtcagcacagagctcaacgcagggctcgaacccatgaaccgtaggatcatgacctgagccgattttgtaggtttaaccgactgagccacctagatgcccctaacTTATTGTAACTCTTAAAGAATTaagatataggggtgcctgggtggcgcagtcggttaaagcgtccgacttcagccaggtcacgatctcgcggtccgtgagttcgagcccggcgtcaggctctgggctaatggctcagagcctggagcttgtttccgattctgtgtcttcctctctctctgcccctcccctgttcatgctctctctctgtcccaaaaataaataaatgttgaaaaaaaaaaaaaagaattaagatatAGGTGataaagggggcacctgagtggctcagacagttacgtgtctgacttcagctcaggtcatgatctcatagttcatgatctcgagccccacatcgggctctctgctatcagctcagaccccacttcagatcctctgtcccctctctctctgcccctcccctgctcatgccacccccccccaaaatatataaacattaaaaaatatataggtgaaTAAAGAAGTATAAAGGTATTGAGAAAACTTCTCTTCATATACCAACTTTCTTATTCCCTATTATATTACCTGTAAACACCACCATATGACAAAACTTAAGTGTGTAGATTATTCATATGGGTTATACTCTACTACctagaaatttaatattttataaacttgtTCAGTTTAATAATTCATTAACTTAAAGCTTcttccttatttgttttaaaaagaactttttgaaattatttatagcTACCCAATTTATAGCTACTcaataatacattttagaattatacCCAGCATTTGAAGAATGACTTGATTACTCAATAATAGATCattcaaaatagtattttaagaCACCTGAGcaatttatttctctaattacatttttttttcagtatcagAAGTTTTGAGATCAGCAGGACTACCATCTCACTCTTCTTCAATTTCACAGCATTCTAAGGGAAGTAAATCACCAGATTTGCTGATGCATCAGGGTCCTCCAGACActgcagaaataataaaaacattacctCAGAAATACAGAAGGAAGCTTGTGtctcaagaagaaatggaatttatCCAAGTATGTCATCGCTCTTTATCATAGTACTGTGCAAAACACCTGAACATTTTTGGCTTTTGGAATTTCATATGCTTGTTCTTTCCATTCCTTGTCACTGTGGGTCCATAGCTAAGACCAAGATAGTCAGGTAGGACAGGGTTATGAGAAATAAACCATGTACAAGCCCTCAGTAAAAGTACCTGAAGGAATATATATGTAGAAGTATAATATGTTAAGTAGCAATAGCTATAACCACATGAAAAAAAGCTCAGTAGAGTCCTTGGTAATTTTTCAATGTGAAGGGCTTATGAGGCCAAGAAATTTGAGCATCGCCAGTCAAGGTCAACCTTGTGTTCCTTCCTGATCAGAAATTGTTTACAACATTGATACAAGTGCCCAAGAGCAATGAAAAACCGAAATTGTTATTGAACACCTGATGATCATTTGCTTAAAATGGTGTAAATTTATATAATGTCCATGAAAAGAtttcttctgtaaatttaaaCCTaatctttttgctttattttttccttttcagcgTGGAGGTCCGGAATAATCACTGACAGTGTGGCTGCTGTTTGCCATCAAAGGAATAGTCTTTACAATAAAGGACTTCCAAAGTGGCACATGAGAAGCTACATTAAACAACTTGAATaaatattctgttaaaaaaaatgaaatagaaaatttagatGGACACTTGTATCTCCTAATATATGTATGTTGGTCAGCTTCTCCACAAGCTTACCTAATTGTTTATATACTTattaaagtatacatttttaaatgtagccTATTAATTTACTCTTGAT encodes:
- the MRPS36 gene encoding 28S ribosomal protein S36, mitochondrial, with translation MMGSKMASASRVVQVVKPHTPLIRFPDRRDNPKPNVSEVLRSAGLPSHSSSISQHSKGSKSPDLLMHQGPPDTAEIIKTLPQKYRRKLVSQEEMEFIQRGGPE